TACAACAAGACCTTATTTCAccttttttattttatcacaAACCTCATAAGTAGCTCTCCTCATTTTGCTTTCAAATCAAGAGAGTAgcaaattttcttgaaatttgccAAGTTATCTTGATATAGAGGAATAAAAGCATCAATGCTTCCATCTCCAATAAATGACGGCACGAGAAACATCATCCCCTCGGTTGGATAATAAGAAGGCATGAACACAAAAGGGCAACCAGTACCAAAATCCAAGTCATAAAATGGAAACCTCAACCAACTATCAACTTCCAAATTAGGACAAAGTGAATCCTTCTTCATGTCTGCGCTTGGGATTAAATCTTGTGTGACTTTGTGATTTGCAAAGTCAATAAATGACTTGAAATATTTGTCATCAACTTTGGTAATAGCATCATGAATAATCTTTGTTGCATAGTGAAGTGGCTCATCTAGTAATTCTTTCACTTTTGATGTTGGAAATGCCCAAAGGACTAAGTTACCAAAAAATTCATCAGGCACTCGAGGTATAACTCTTCTACGTCCATCAACCGAGATTCTTATTTGGGTAGTTTGTAACAAGTCTAGTCCGCGCGATTTTGTAATGACCCTCCATAAATGGGCTATTAGACTTTCGAACGTGCTATAAGCCCTCGCTTTTCCATTCATGAAAGAGGCGTTCGCCTTGAGTTTCCCTAGGAACTCAAGTGTGAAATGGACTTTGTGCACGATTATGGTTTTGTTGACGTTGACCAACGACTCCTCCTTGTTTACTAAATTGGACACAAACTCGGCCCCCACATGGTTGTACTCGATGAGAGGAGGGTCCCGTGGGCGGAATATAGTGCGGTCATTCAATGGGAGCGGAGTAATTTCGACCCCGCGGCAAGCTTGGCCCCACGAGACGAAGAAGTTGCTTGCCGCGTGGCCATCAGCTATCATGTGGTGGCCTGTGAAACCAACCACCACGGAGCCACACGTGAACCTCGTGACTTGAACTTGGATCAACTCCACTACATCCTTTAAGCTAGGATGTAAGGAGAGCATAGAAGGGGAAGGCTTTAAGGGCAACACTTCGTCCAACGTGGCGTCCATAGATGCCTCGATGAATCGAACACCCTCATCATTGAGAAAAATCCCGCGGTTCCCCTCCTCATCTTCACCTATTCGCCCAGCCCACTCCCTATAAACCGCTAAGGTTTTTCGAAGTCCCGTTTCAATAGTGAAAGTTGGAGGGGTAGGTGGCCTATAGGCATAAATCAAAGCCATTAGAGCATCAAATGTGACATTATCAAACACATTAAAAGGAATGTGAGTTGTGGTTGAAGGTGAAGTTCCTTCATACAATGGCTTGATGATTCTTGAACTCTCAATTTTCACATTCATGGTTAATGAGTTTTTCTCTTTTTGTGCCTTCTATAGAgagatattttgatttatttggTGTTAGAATTGCAGGCACGAGTTGGCTTTTTATATAGTGAAGACACCCTTTATTGGGGGCTCCATTATTTTCTTTGAAAAGTACAATCAACTAGAAGAAAAATTGCATTTAAAATTGGTAAAAATAAAAAGTTTGGCCAGTTGGACTTGTATATTAAATAACCGTTGTTTGTACAACAATGCCAAATTTCCAAATCACGTGTTTGCATTATCACCACAAAGCCACCTCCTTCACCAACCATCACTGCGTGTTattcgagtccggaaccaaaataacttaaaaaaaaaaaggatatgaaTTAAAATATTTCAGGAAAAAAAAGGTATAAAAGTATCTTTAAGGCATGATTTTCTCATGCGTAATTGGatgctttttatttatttattttctttctttctttcttcctttctttcacaTTTTTTTAAATACTTTAGCTATAGATTAATCATATTCGAAACttcaaaacttgaatattttatattgaatcctatttatttttgttcgattaataaggtaggctcaacacatcaaggatacacaaaactttggattgtcgttttagtggttgaacggcgctcgaagtccatttttgtttgaagacttgttgtcattagatttaagttatttatgttttagggttttatgttatttttatattaatgcataactttattttgacaattttacaaataaataaataacaaattaataatccataatcaattaacaaaatattaattcataatcaattatttctgtgtatttttttttgtgttatacCCTTCAACACCCAATTAATTGGAATGCGCAACTTAAATAACTCCAAAAGTGGATTTGAGTATCAAAATAATCCATTAACGAATAACGAACAATAAGCTAAATCCCGAATAACGAATAATAAACTAAATTCCGAATAACGAACGATaaactaaatcctgaataacaaacgataagctaaatccttagttttggattgaacatcattaacataatttccgaaaaggattagttagttaacataattttttgacgaaggattagttagttaatataaaatTTTGTTCGTTATTACTTTAACTATATGAGTTAAGTAAATTATAATCAACAATACAATATCATGGATTATTCAAAATAACTAATTAAATCCTCCATAACTTATCCTAGTTAAGTAAGTTCTAATTAGATATAAAATTTTacttaatttcaagaataatgaataatttagtatttacaaatacgacacctccatggatctccgttaattatttgttaattatgccattgttaatatttgttaattatatcattgttaatatatttatttctgaAATTGTTTTTCCCATGTTAATTACTTGTTTATCCCATTTTAatcgttaaataaattagttcattTTTTACTAATAATATCTTCTCAACGCTCCCGCCGAGGATCAAATAAATTAGTTCGTTTTTTAATAATAAAATCTTCTCAACGCTCCCGCCGAGGTTTGATCCCTGGTGGAtgagatattaaaaaaaaaaaaaaaaaaagtcaaaagccaAAGGCTTTACCGCCTAGCCAAGTTGGTTAAAGTAACAATAGACACTTTTTATTTTGTATGTTCACTAATGTTATCTAACTTGTTTTCTTAAATTGAATTTGGAACCTTGAAATTGACATTGAAAACATCATTATCATGGGATTAtggaattgaaatatatttttcgccattagatttaaaaaagaaataaatgaaaattgcGCACGAAtctgggggaaaattgaaattgaatgggataacggaCGTTTTTGGAAAATTCGGGGCGGGCGAACAGCCTTGCGGCAGTTCAgacgcatagatctcgaaaaaatacccaaaataaaaaaaaaatcgcatcaaATGGACATCCAAGCGCAAAGTTATGACAGTTTAAAATTTCACCTACTTACaaataaattagtgcgcaaaaggttttttaatgggttattttggtatccaaatccactttttgggttatttaagttgcggactccaattagttgggggttgaagggtataacgcaaaaaaaaaaaaaaaaaaaattacacataaataattgatcaagaattgatattttgttaattgattataaaaataaagttataatcactaaaaataaagttacgcattaatataaaataacgcgaaaccctaaaacataaataatttaaagctaatgacaacaagtcttcaaacaaaaatggatttcgagcacttttcaaccactaaaacgataATCTGAGGTAAAGTAgataaaatattcaagttttgtACCTCTTTTTTTTCTTGGGGTACTTTGATTCATACTCttttttttgggttattttggttccggactcatgtTATTCAAGGATAAAAAACCTATATTTTTAAATTATGCGAAATGATTTAACCGTTAAAAATTAGGATTATGCATGTCTTCGTTGGTATAATTTTGGTTGAAATTATCCTTAGTTACTAACGATGCATACATAACCGAATCAACCTTCATGAGGGAAAATTTAAATCTTTTTCCCTATCATATATTAATTAGTTTCTAATTATTTGGATTAGCATAGCAACTTGTCACTTGGCTCACTGGTTTAGATAGTCAAGTGCCGGTTACAGGCTTTCCCATAGATTTAGGGCGTGACAAGTAGAGTGAAAAAGAATACGGATATTAGCAATGCGAAAATCTTATCTCTCCAGTTGTGCCTTCACATCCATCTTAACATCCTCATCTGTATTACTCTCATTTTCTGAGCATGGGATCTTGACTGACCAATATTCAGCTCCGTATAGCATAATCGATCTAAACACCACTCTGAAAAACTTGCCTTTAAGTCTTGGTGGCACATCCATATCACACAAGATACCGGACAcgagcttccatttcatccacTCCGTCTCAATACGATGAGCGACATCCTTTATTAACACGAATTCTAATTCAATGGGACCTTCAAATAATTATTAGATACTtagtgggaaaaaaaaaaggaagacgtGGGGGTTGGAGTTGGGGGTTTGAATTGAATAGCAATAAAATTTTAATGCATTTATGATAAGTGAGACTGATCAATAATGTGAATCTTGAAAGCATACGCCAATGGAAACATTTGTTCTTTTTCAGACAGAAGAAGTGGAGACACGGCTCTGTCATTTTAATTGACTCCTCCAACTAGCCATGACTTATTTTATTCAATTCAAGATTTTAATCTATAGTTTTTATTCTAGAAGTATAGTTAGCATTATAAGTATCACTCGGTTCTATCTCGTTCGCAATTATTATACAGCAACAACGTGGAGTCCGAGCTGTGACACAGTCCCTTTATGATAAAAACACGTGAAAGCCATCATTAAGAATAAATTAGAGGCCTCAAAGCCCCCAACGAAAATGACACATGAACACACAATATGTTAATGTGGTCTTTAATGTCTTAATGACACATGAACACACAATGTTAATGTGGTCTTTTTCTATGTATTTTTTTTGgccaaaggtgcaaatatactcctCAATTTTGCAATTTAAATCAGTTATATCTTCCGTTATAAAAGTGATATAAATATACCCTACCGTTATAAAATTGTGTAAATATACCTTTTTTactgatgatttttttttaaaaataatttagtttatattttaattaaaacaaatGTCACGTGGCTCTAAAAAAAAATCTACCAATTTTCTTAATATACATATTTTCTAAAGCCACACGGTTTTTTCTATTGGGTCGGATCTGGTTAGTTTAAAAAAATgagtatatttatttttttaagccacaaaaatattttttaaacgaaccagacccgacccactAGAAAAAAATAATTACCACGTGCTTTACAAAAATTtgtctactcaaaaaaaaaaaaataggtagacttttttatttaaaaccacatggcatttttttaattaaaaaataagctaaatgatttgaaaaaaaatcccgttagcgaaaagggtatatgtGCCCTATTTGTATAAgggaaggggtatatttgcaccattttgtaacgacaAGGGTACatatacaccacttttttaactgagggtatatctgctctaaatcgcaaattaatttgaggggtatatttgcatctttaccctttttttattttttaagacaAGTGAGTCCTAAACATTACTTTCATATAATAATAATTGTAATCTAATGTTAGAAATTTTACTAAAAGCGGGCTAACAGTAACTTGATTATTGTGGTTTATTAATCGAACTATACAGATATAAGTGGTGCACATGACTTGAGTcgattatattatattattgatgtcggCTGACAATATTATAGGCTCTGGTGAAAACATAATAAAATATGTTATGGGAAGACTTATTAGGTCAAGGCTTGATGCCTATAAATAACTGGTTAGGTCTCTCTCATCTCCTTAAACTGAAGGCAACCAATCCATTCGACTGCCAGTAGTAAGAGAAGCAATGAGAGTAAGACGTAGTTAAACGTTTCACAATTCTGAAATCTGCTTATGCATTTATGAATAAGCGCGTCTTAATCTCATTTCTTATGGTAAAATTAATTTATGCAATATTCCTAAGACTGTTATAAATTAATTTACAAGTGGTACATCTCATCTCTCATAATCAATAAATTTTAGGTTCTCATGATACAATAATTCTTTTAGTTGAGGTGGTATGAGTACGTTCCCTCAATTTTTAAATAGAATTTCCGAGTTTGCACTTGAAAATAGAAAATATACAAgaagtatttttttaatttatgagcTACACAGTATAAATCTAGACTAGTCATACCCAAAAACAAATACAGTACTGAACTAAAAAAGGAACTAGCCATGGAAATAGAATAATAGTCAATTATTCTCCAACCATTTAATATTTAAAATCAGTAAATGCAAACTTACACCATACATTCGTGAATAGTGAAACGCAGCTCAAACCTCAAAAGGAAGTAAAAAGTAGTAGTAGAAACACAAATCACGGGCTCTAATAACCAAAGTTTAAATATGTTATCAAGAAAATAATAGTCCAAAAAGTAAACTCCATTTGACTAATCAAAGTAGTAATTATGTCATTGTAATTGTCACATGTAAATAGATGGATCAAGTACAGACGCATTGAATCTTGCGTGGAACTTCAATTTCTTTATAGTACAACGTAACTTCACTTGACTTATCAAAGTAGTAATTATGTCATTGTAATTGTCACATGTAATAGATGGATCAAGTACAGACGCATTGAATCTTGCGTGGAACTTCAATTTCTTTGTAGTACAACGTAACTTCATTTGACTTAACGTAGTAAAAATTGATATTGGTAGACGTACTCATTAGAAAAGAATACATCAAGTGAAACCATCTCAACCAAGAAAATTGTGCATGGTTCTTTACAAATTCGTTTTCGCTTTCAAAAGTTTTTCATAACTCATAAGCGGGGGCCAAATGACTTCAATTTCCAGAGTTTCACTACATGAAAATCAAACATGAAGGTTTCGTCGAAGAAGGAAATAGTCTACGCAAGTGagacggaaaaaaaaaatctttctatatatatatatccttaataAAAGTTTTGGGTTCAATCTTTGTAAAAACGGACCTAAGTATTTGAAATTTATGACTTATTGATTTGAAATTAAATTTATGAATTCTAaagtatatcatatatacatattcagTAAATCTTttactccctccattttaatttgtttgtaTGATTTTGACTTGACAGGaaatttaagaatgtaaagaagacttttgaatcttgtagttctaaattaaaaatatactgaatgtAACAAAAATGGTTTAATTTTGTGATCATAAACATGTCATATGGAAATTTGAAATTAAAAAGttgccaaaaagaaaaagatgtatttttttcaaacggtctaaaaagaaaagtaagacaaacaaatttaaTTAAAAGAAGTAATAAATATACAAGGTTTGGATCAAAGTTATGAGATTATATCGAAACCCTACTTCCCATACTAGTTTGCCGTTGACCTTGCGCGAATCAAAATTAATGAAGGACATCAAACTGATGTCAGACACCAAATATAAAAcctaaaaaataacaaaaatgaagAAGGAAATAACCTTGGGAATAGAaaaacaaccaagcattcattcATCATTTAAAAATCAGAAGTGCCAAACTTACATTTCTTCTCCAAGATATACTGATCATCAACATGACAATGCACATAATAAGAAAATCCCGTAGGAAAATTAATAACCAAATTGTTAATCGGCTACAAACAACGCAAGTTTGCTTCTCATTTTGCTTTCAAATCAAGAGAGTAgcaaattttcttgaaatttgccAAGTTATCTTGATATAGAGGAATAAAAGCATCAATGCTTCCATCTCCAATAAATGACGGCACGAGAAACATCATCCCCTCTGTTGGATAATAAGAAGGCATGAACACAAAAGGGCAACCAGCACCAAAATCCAAGTCATAAAATGGAAACCTCAACCAACTATCAACTTCCAAATTAGGACAAAGTGAATCCTTCTTCATGTCTGCACTTGGGATTAAATCTTGTGTAACTTCGTGATGTGCAAAATCAATAAATGACTTGAAATATTTGTCATCAACTTTGGTAATTGCATCATGAATTATCTTTGTTGCATAGTGAACTGGCTCATCTAGTAATTCTTTCACTTTTGATGTTGGAAATGCCCAAAGGACTAAGTTACCAAAAAATTCATCAGGCACTCGAGGTATAACTCTTCTACGTCCATCAACCGAGATTCTTATTTGGGTAGTTTGTAACGCGTCTAGTCCGCGCGATTTTGTAATGACCCTCCATAAATGGGCTATTAGACTTTCGAACGTGCTATAAGCCCTCGCTTTTCCATTCATGAAAGAGGCGTTCGCCTTGAGTTTCCCTAGGAACTCAAGTGTGAAATGGACTTTGTGCACGATTATGGTTTTGTTGACGTTGACAAACGACTCCTCCTTGTTTACTAAATTGGACACAAACTCTGCCCCCACATGGTTGTACTCGATGAGTGGAGGGTCCCGTGGGCGGAATATAGTACGGTCATTCAATGGGAGGGGAGTAATTTCGACCCCGCGGCAAGCTTGGCCCCACGAGACGAAGAAGTTGCTTGCCGCGTGGCCATCAGCTATCATGTGGTGGCCGGTGAAACCAACCACCACGGAGCCACACGTGAACCTCGTGACTTGAACTTGGATCAACTCCACTACATCCTTTAAGCTAGGATGTAAGGAGAGCATAGAAGGGGAAGGTTTTAAGGGCAACACTTCGTCCAACGTGGCGTTCATAGATGCCTCGATGAATCGAACACCCTCGTCATTGAGAAAAACCCCGCGGTTCCCCTCCTCATCTTCACCTATTCGCCCGGCCCACTCCCTATAAACCGCTAAGGTTTTTCGAAGTCCCCTTTCAATGGTGGAAGTTGGAGGGGTAGGTGGCCTATAGGCATAAATCAAAGCCATTAGAGCATCAAATGTGACATTATCAAAGATATTGAAAGGAATGTGAGTTGTGGTTGAAGGTGAAGTTCCTTCATACAATGGCTTGATGATTCTTGAACTCTCAATTTTCACATTCATGATTACTGAGTTTTTCTCTTTTTGTGCTTTCTATAGAGAGATATTTTGATTTGTTTGGTGTTAGAATTGCAGGCACGAGTTGGCTTTTTATATAATGAAGACACCCTTTATTGGGGGCTCCATTATTTTCGTTGAAAAGTACAATCAACTAGAAGGAATGTTTTTTAATTTCCTGGAAATAGTTGCATTTAAAATTGGTAAAAATATAAAAAGTTTGGCCAGTTGGACTTGTTTACTAAATAACCGTTGTTTGTACTAAAATGCCAAATTTCCAAATCACGTGTTTGCATTATCGCCACAAAGCCGCCTCCTTCACCAACCATAATCATGCTTTATTGGATactctttattattttttttttctttctttctttcttcctttctttcacaTTTTTTACATACTTTAGTCATAGATTAATCATACTTtgatatttcaaaatttaaatattttatataaaactctATTTATTTtcgtgcgattaataaggtaggctcaacacattaaggatacacaaaacttcgaattgtcattttagtggttgaaaagtgttcgaagtccatttttgtttgaagac
The sequence above is a segment of the Lycium barbarum isolate Lr01 chromosome 6, ASM1917538v2, whole genome shotgun sequence genome. Coding sequences within it:
- the LOC132600726 gene encoding agmatine hydroxycinnamoyltransferase 1-like — translated: MNVKIESSRIIKPLYEGTSPSTTTHIPFNVFDNVTFDALMALIYAYRPPTPPTFTIETGLRKTLAVYREWAGRIGEDEEGNRGIFLNDEGVRFIEASMDATLDEVLPLKPSPSMLSLHPSLKDVVELIQVQVTRFTCGSVVVGFTGHHMIADGHAASNFFVSWGQACRGVEITPLPLNDRTIFRPRDPPLIEYNHVGAEFVSNLVNKEESLVNVNKTIIVHKVHFTLEFLGKLKANASFMNGKARAYSTFESLIAHLWRVITKSRGLDLLQTTQIRISVDGRRRVIPRVPDEFFGNLVLWAFPTSKVKELLDEPLHYATKIIHDAITKVDDKYFKSFIDFANHKVTQDLIPSADMKKDSLCPNLEVDSWLRFPFYDLDFGTGCPFVFMPSYYPTEGMMFLVPSFIGDGSIDAFIPLYQDNLANFKKICYSLDLKAK
- the LOC132600727 gene encoding agmatine hydroxycinnamoyltransferase 1-like, whose product is MNVKIESSRIIKPLYEGTSPSTTTHIPFNIFDNVTFDALMALIYAYRPPTPPTSTIERGLRKTLAVYREWAGRIGEDEEGNRGVFLNDEGVRFIEASMNATLDEVLPLKPSPSMLSLHPSLKDVVELIQVQVTRFTCGSVVVGFTGHHMIADGHAASNFFVSWGQACRGVEITPLPLNDRTIFRPRDPPLIEYNHVGAEFVSNLVNKEESFVNVNKTIIVHKVHFTLEFLGKLKANASFMNGKARAYSTFESLIAHLWRVITKSRGLDALQTTQIRISVDGRRRVIPRVPDEFFGNLVLWAFPTSKVKELLDEPVHYATKIIHDAITKVDDKYFKSFIDFAHHEVTQDLIPSADMKKDSLCPNLEVDSWLRFPFYDLDFGAGCPFVFMPSYYPTEGMMFLVPSFIGDGSIDAFIPLYQDNLANFKKICYSLDLKAK